In Leptospira saintgironsiae, one genomic interval encodes:
- a CDS encoding response regulator has protein sequence MKFSFLEKIKEKSQFLQWKVLIGFFSLTLLLIIASLISLYGMIELKDSGVLIEHTFTVIEEIDQCKSITREIGIAQAYTEDVASDNTRSLFSNLKSEIKILQNLTKDNQIQQVRILGISNLIATAEKQPGSFESKKGIILIEIAELLNNMQEEELRLLNSRNATNSARGTRVAYSLLTLVIVSFLVVGYGSFAVQKDIKEKRRITDRLIESESRLLSILDNLPSAFCMMDLDGRTLFHNQVFANRFLGSKDKRQDMGLENLFGSEKAEFISTIIAKSLDKQGPLDFELDLIVSEEEKTFYCVIVPLVDLEGEVYSVCGLFTDISVRKNYEYDLKKAKEEAEKANRAKSEFLAMMSHEIRTPMNGVIGMTELLIDSNLNKEQKEYAEIIQKSGESLLNIINDILDYSKIESGTLSLEIREFSVIETIEEVLDLFRSRAAQKQIDLVYYLDPNVPDRILCDSLRLKQIFINLIGNALKFTEQGEIFLSAEVSKLEGNLYTILFAIRDTGIGIPSEKQKELFQPFYQVDTSSTRRYGGTGLGLSISSRLIEMMGGVIWVESELNIGTTFSFYIQVEGNNQAKNKEKAANSELENKKVLIIDDNPTNLRILAYQLQILGLITFSAKSKEEALNLLDLDITPDLGILDYNLPGNTGIEIAQEIRKRNFHFPLVLLSSSFLDPKDKEIAGELFAGELSKPVKKKDIERIVTEILAEGESGTKAKANTRSSYLASQKEILSSQFPFKIMVAEDNEINQTLAKRIIQKLGYEALIVPNGKEALISLREKKVNLIFMDVHMPEMDGLQATQVIRNTWPVESQPYIIAMTAAAMQGDRDLCIRAGMNDYISKPIVFEELVHVMRKAGNTLFPKSKT, from the coding sequence ATGAAATTTTCCTTTTTAGAAAAAATTAAAGAAAAATCCCAATTCTTGCAATGGAAAGTGCTGATCGGTTTTTTCTCCCTTACCTTACTATTGATCATCGCAAGTTTGATCAGTTTGTATGGAATGATAGAGTTGAAGGACTCAGGGGTTTTAATAGAACATACATTTACAGTCATCGAAGAAATAGACCAATGTAAGAGTATCACTAGAGAGATTGGGATTGCCCAAGCTTATACAGAAGATGTGGCATCCGATAATACCAGATCCTTATTTTCCAACTTAAAGAGCGAAATTAAGATCCTACAAAATCTCACAAAAGACAATCAGATCCAACAAGTTAGGATCCTAGGAATTTCAAATCTAATTGCAACTGCGGAAAAACAACCTGGTTCTTTCGAATCTAAAAAAGGGATCATACTAATAGAGATAGCGGAACTTCTGAACAATATGCAGGAAGAAGAATTGAGACTTCTGAACAGCAGAAACGCTACAAATTCCGCAAGAGGGACAAGAGTTGCTTATTCACTGCTTACTTTAGTTATAGTTTCTTTTCTTGTAGTAGGCTACGGCTCTTTTGCGGTCCAAAAAGATATCAAAGAGAAAAGAAGGATTACTGACAGATTGATCGAAAGTGAATCCAGACTTCTTTCCATTTTGGACAATCTACCTTCTGCATTTTGTATGATGGATCTGGACGGAAGAACTCTATTTCATAACCAAGTATTTGCAAATCGATTTTTGGGAAGCAAAGATAAAAGACAGGATATGGGCCTGGAAAATCTTTTTGGAAGTGAGAAGGCAGAATTCATTTCTACCATAATTGCGAAATCCTTAGATAAACAAGGCCCTTTAGATTTTGAATTAGACCTAATCGTTTCAGAAGAAGAAAAAACATTCTACTGTGTGATCGTTCCTTTGGTGGACTTAGAGGGAGAAGTTTATTCAGTCTGCGGATTATTCACTGACATTTCTGTACGTAAAAACTATGAGTACGATCTCAAAAAAGCAAAAGAAGAAGCTGAAAAAGCAAATCGTGCTAAGTCAGAATTTTTGGCGATGATGAGCCACGAGATCAGGACTCCTATGAACGGAGTGATCGGAATGACTGAACTACTGATCGATTCCAATCTGAATAAGGAACAAAAGGAATACGCAGAGATTATACAAAAAAGTGGGGAGAGCCTACTCAATATCATCAATGACATTTTAGATTATTCTAAAATTGAATCCGGAACTCTGTCTCTGGAAATCAGAGAATTTTCCGTCATCGAAACTATCGAAGAGGTTTTGGATCTATTCAGATCTCGTGCTGCTCAAAAGCAGATCGATCTGGTCTACTATCTGGATCCAAATGTACCTGACAGGATCTTATGCGATAGTCTCCGACTAAAACAGATCTTTATTAACCTGATCGGGAATGCGTTAAAATTCACAGAACAAGGTGAAATATTCCTATCTGCAGAAGTTTCCAAATTAGAAGGGAATTTATATACAATCCTATTTGCGATTAGAGATACCGGGATTGGAATTCCTTCCGAAAAACAAAAGGAACTATTCCAACCATTCTACCAAGTGGATACATCTTCGACCAGAAGATATGGAGGAACAGGACTTGGACTTTCTATTTCTTCTCGTTTGATCGAAATGATGGGAGGGGTCATCTGGGTAGAAAGTGAACTGAATATTGGCACAACCTTCTCCTTTTATATCCAAGTAGAAGGTAATAATCAGGCAAAGAACAAAGAAAAAGCGGCAAACTCAGAATTAGAAAATAAGAAAGTTCTTATAATAGATGATAATCCTACCAATCTTAGGATCCTCGCGTATCAGCTACAAATTTTAGGACTTATAACCTTCTCTGCTAAATCAAAAGAAGAAGCATTGAACCTGCTTGATCTAGATATCACGCCAGACCTGGGAATTTTAGATTATAATCTTCCTGGAAATACTGGAATAGAGATCGCTCAGGAAATTCGTAAAAGAAATTTTCATTTTCCATTAGTTCTTCTATCTTCTTCGTTTCTGGATCCTAAAGATAAAGAGATCGCAGGAGAATTATTCGCAGGAGAATTAAGCAAACCTGTTAAGAAAAAAGATATAGAAAGGATCGTAACTGAAATATTAGCAGAAGGCGAGAGCGGAACTAAAGCAAAGGCGAATACAAGATCTTCTTATCTTGCCAGCCAAAAAGAAATTTTAAGTTCTCAATTTCCTTTCAAGATCATGGTTGCGGAAGACAACGAGATCAATCAAACTCTGGCCAAAAGGATTATCCAAAAATTAGGCTACGAAGCATTGATCGTTCCGAATGGAAAAGAGGCTTTGATCTCTCTCAGAGAAAAAAAGGTCAACCTGATCTTCATGGATGTTCATATGCCTGAGATGGATGGGCTGCAAGCAACCCAGGTCATTCGAAATACTTGGCCTGTGGAATCCCAACCTTATATAATTGCAATGACTGCGGCCGCAATGCAAGGGGACAGAGATCTATGTATTCGTGCTGGAATGAACGACTATATTTCTAAGCCAATTGTATTCGAAGAGTTAGTCCATGTGATGAGAAAGGCAGGAAATACTCTCTTTCCTAAATCTAAAACCTAA
- a CDS encoding formylglycine-generating enzyme family protein, whose product MSRTRTIIFISFCLVFLFSETGTSQEEKEITSSSSDTRKTVLWTGEVLSVYRNKGKAKIKIGRNSYFSERSEEEIKGILNEKSNLPLFRKPKMEEIGAFQIENIEVEFGKVGKLTKPVSIELRGSFSIAEGKPARLISVGLLIGAYGEETFYQDPSRFDATDVVRNRLAKNILHPKDGKEMVLVHTGYESNGKILYEHMGYFLYGQGSDPGDDSYNPKFGVPDRSSLEEIPSFYIDKYEVTNKEYNKFLKETGTPPPPHWENGNFPRGKEYHPVTNLTYREAEAYSKWAGKKIPSEWQWEKAARGTGLVWRLLKDESYEFISQPQDYPFGNEFDSALCNTRESGSRGTISVFELPSKGQSPYGAIGMCGNVAEWTSSAYIPYPGHRPNSGRFGKHLKVIRGGSYSGTKEEGKAYARDFGGIPNLLNDRKAGLRLITEVKN is encoded by the coding sequence ATGTCCAGGACCAGAACTATTATATTTATTTCATTCTGTTTGGTTTTTCTATTTTCGGAAACCGGGACAAGCCAAGAAGAAAAGGAAATCACGTCTTCATCTTCTGATACAAGAAAGACTGTACTTTGGACAGGAGAAGTTCTTTCCGTTTATAGAAACAAAGGAAAGGCAAAGATCAAGATAGGTAGGAACTCCTACTTTTCGGAACGTTCTGAAGAAGAGATCAAAGGTATCCTGAATGAAAAATCGAATCTACCTCTATTCAGAAAACCTAAAATGGAAGAAATTGGTGCCTTCCAAATAGAGAACATAGAAGTTGAATTCGGAAAAGTGGGAAAACTCACTAAACCCGTTTCTATAGAACTCAGAGGAAGTTTTTCCATAGCAGAAGGTAAACCTGCGAGATTGATCAGTGTAGGACTTTTGATCGGAGCTTATGGAGAAGAAACATTCTACCAAGATCCTTCTAGATTTGATGCAACAGATGTGGTCCGAAATCGTTTAGCTAAAAACATTCTTCATCCAAAAGACGGAAAAGAAATGGTGCTCGTTCATACAGGTTACGAATCCAACGGTAAAATTTTATACGAGCATATGGGATATTTCCTATACGGACAAGGTTCTGATCCTGGAGACGATAGTTATAATCCTAAATTCGGAGTTCCCGACAGAAGTAGTCTAGAAGAAATTCCTTCCTTTTACATTGATAAATATGAAGTCACAAACAAAGAATATAATAAATTCTTAAAGGAAACCGGCACTCCTCCTCCTCCTCATTGGGAAAACGGAAATTTTCCTAGAGGAAAAGAATATCACCCTGTTACTAACTTAACTTACAGAGAAGCAGAAGCTTATTCTAAATGGGCCGGAAAAAAGATCCCGAGCGAATGGCAATGGGAGAAGGCCGCCAGAGGAACAGGACTCGTCTGGAGATTATTGAAAGACGAAAGTTACGAATTTATCTCTCAACCACAAGATTATCCATTCGGAAATGAATTCGATTCTGCACTTTGTAATACAAGAGAAAGTGGAAGTAGAGGAACTATCTCTGTATTTGAACTTCCTTCCAAAGGCCAGAGTCCTTATGGTGCGATCGGAATGTGCGGCAATGTTGCAGAATGGACTAGCTCTGCTTATATACCTTATCCAGGACATAGACCAAACTCAGGAAGATTTGGAAAACATCTGAAAGTGATCCGAGGTGGTTCTTATTCAGGAACCAAAGAAGAAGGTAAAGCTTACGCAAGAGACTTCGGAGGAATTCCGAATCTATTGAATGATAGAAAAGCAGGTCTTAGGCTAATCACAGAAGTGAAAAACTAA
- a CDS encoding SDR family oxidoreductase has protein sequence MGSFFQDKVFLVTGASSGIGRALASELEKEGAFVGVIARRKEALKELKLSASHPERISVFQADVMSESELKKVVEEFRKKFKRIDGFIHNAGISMRGTAAETEVKIFRSIMDSNYFPLVLLYRLLESDLRQSEGHVVAISSIQGKFATQLRSGYAASKHAMQGFMDSIRLENAKTGIHVLTVCPGFVKTEISVKALEGNGTPHGIMDEGQKNGLEPELVAKKILKGIEKRKREIIPSKFKEKFGYFLSRISPKTLDKILVKVRIS, from the coding sequence ATGGGGTCGTTTTTTCAAGATAAGGTTTTTTTAGTCACAGGAGCAAGCTCCGGGATAGGTCGAGCTCTGGCATCTGAGTTGGAAAAGGAAGGCGCATTTGTAGGAGTGATTGCGAGAAGGAAAGAGGCGCTTAAAGAGCTGAAACTTTCCGCTTCTCATCCGGAAAGAATTTCCGTTTTTCAAGCCGATGTAATGTCGGAATCGGAATTGAAAAAAGTAGTCGAAGAATTTAGAAAAAAATTCAAGAGGATAGACGGCTTTATACATAACGCAGGAATTTCTATGAGAGGAACAGCTGCGGAGACGGAAGTAAAAATTTTTAGATCCATTATGGACTCAAATTATTTTCCATTAGTGTTATTGTATCGTCTTTTGGAATCTGATCTTCGCCAAAGTGAAGGACATGTGGTTGCGATCTCTTCTATACAAGGAAAGTTTGCGACACAATTGAGATCTGGATATGCCGCAAGTAAACATGCGATGCAAGGGTTTATGGATAGTATCCGATTGGAAAACGCCAAAACAGGCATCCATGTTTTGACTGTGTGTCCAGGTTTTGTAAAAACTGAAATTTCAGTAAAAGCGTTAGAGGGGAATGGAACTCCTCACGGAATTATGGACGAAGGACAGAAGAACGGATTAGAACCTGAGTTGGTCGCTAAGAAGATCTTAAAAGGGATCGAGAAAAGAAAACGTGAAATCATTCCTTCCAAATTTAAGGAAAAATTCGGTTATTTCTTGAGTAGGATTTCTCCTAAAACTTTGGATAAAATTTTAGTGAAGGTAAGGATCTCTTAA
- a CDS encoding DUF2889 domain-containing protein has protein sequence MALSQLKQKIRYKDCGFQRRYESRYYWFPEESPPTCLIEVSQRDPYHDMTLYLLVNLATMKIMDLDVEEDRVPYETCPHAIKTYSYLIGEDISYNKIMRKFPEDKTMGCLHINELLQNAAQSFSSAYAFFLKERNFPAEWDEYRMYQGDLDPKSRREIGRHWWMKDKGVRNSCYSFSDRHETTDLKQQVKPLDSITSLMVKEFRNSRGK, from the coding sequence ATGGCACTTTCCCAATTAAAACAAAAGATCAGATACAAAGACTGTGGTTTTCAGCGCAGGTACGAAAGTAGATACTATTGGTTTCCGGAAGAAAGTCCTCCGACTTGCCTTATAGAAGTCAGTCAAAGAGATCCTTATCATGACATGACCCTGTACTTGTTAGTGAACTTAGCCACGATGAAAATTATGGACTTGGACGTAGAGGAAGATAGAGTTCCTTACGAAACCTGCCCTCATGCAATCAAAACATATTCTTACCTGATCGGAGAAGATATATCTTATAATAAAATTATGAGAAAATTTCCCGAAGATAAAACGATGGGTTGTCTTCATATAAACGAACTTCTACAAAACGCTGCCCAAAGTTTTTCTTCTGCATATGCATTTTTCTTAAAGGAAAGAAATTTCCCAGCTGAATGGGATGAGTATAGAATGTACCAAGGTGACTTAGATCCAAAATCCAGAAGAGAGATCGGAAGACATTGGTGGATGAAAGATAAGGGTGTTCGAAATTCTTGTTATAGTTTTTCAGACAGACATGAAACTACTGATTTGAAACAACAAGTGAAACCTCTTGACAGTATCACTTCTTTAATGGTAAAAGAATTCCGCAATTCCAGAGGAAAATGA
- a CDS encoding M23 family metallopeptidase — translation MIIRSFTIFILSIWFCPLFADINQNCDKKNICSSIETENNETSVYLQAKNLIPGTHITVYTAIEGSNIETEPQSPISFVLNDPEKKKVLTFKKKENTDAPISVAVLAVAYYGDLSAKHDETYVYTLPYEGKSWISVGYNSGEEHKGGGAYSLDFVLPEGTPLLAARDGIVVETEDKFTEGRRDPKLIDKANRIVIEHSDGTVAIYGHLKLQGVFVKPGDKVIAGQKIGLSGNTGFSTGPHLHFEVYKPEENRKKKSFATLFKTESEEKEYLSEENAYWTPDGKTPPGFPITNLEVFCISHSIPDPDKLATCTDKLQTKRKFYLSIPIYKSGPYTFKAEFIHLKTKKVSFTFQEKIPSGINFEAWEIQPVLNAGKYKIKFYLEEKEIGERSLQILP, via the coding sequence ATGATAATACGAAGTTTTACGATATTTATTTTATCCATTTGGTTCTGCCCTTTATTTGCAGATATTAACCAAAACTGTGATAAAAAAAATATATGTTCTTCGATCGAAACGGAGAACAACGAAACCTCAGTTTATCTCCAGGCCAAAAATCTAATCCCTGGAACTCATATCACAGTTTATACTGCAATCGAAGGTTCTAATATAGAAACAGAACCCCAAAGCCCAATCTCTTTTGTATTAAACGATCCAGAAAAGAAGAAGGTACTGACATTCAAAAAGAAAGAGAATACGGATGCTCCCATTTCGGTAGCAGTATTGGCAGTTGCCTATTATGGGGACTTATCTGCAAAACATGACGAAACTTATGTATATACTCTTCCTTACGAAGGCAAGTCTTGGATCTCAGTAGGTTATAATAGCGGAGAAGAACATAAAGGTGGAGGAGCCTATTCACTGGACTTTGTCCTCCCGGAAGGAACTCCACTTTTAGCTGCAAGAGATGGGATCGTAGTAGAAACAGAGGATAAATTTACAGAAGGAAGAAGAGATCCTAAACTAATAGATAAAGCAAACCGTATCGTGATAGAACATTCCGACGGAACAGTTGCAATCTATGGACATCTAAAACTCCAAGGCGTATTTGTAAAACCTGGAGATAAGGTTATCGCAGGACAAAAAATTGGACTCTCCGGAAACACAGGATTTAGCACAGGCCCCCATCTACATTTCGAAGTTTATAAACCGGAAGAGAATCGGAAGAAAAAAAGTTTTGCCACCTTATTCAAAACGGAATCGGAAGAAAAAGAATATTTAAGCGAGGAGAATGCTTACTGGACTCCAGACGGAAAAACTCCTCCAGGATTTCCGATCACAAACTTGGAAGTATTTTGTATCAGTCATTCCATTCCAGATCCGGACAAACTGGCGACTTGTACTGATAAGCTCCAAACAAAACGTAAATTTTATCTTTCTATCCCGATCTATAAATCCGGGCCTTATACTTTTAAGGCAGAGTTCATCCATTTAAAAACTAAAAAGGTAAGTTTTACTTTTCAGGAAAAAATCCCGAGTGGGATCAATTTCGAGGCTTGGGAAATACAGCCAGTTTTGAACGCAGGAAAGTATAAGATCAAATTCTATCTAGAAGAAAAAGAGATCGGGGAAAGATCCCTACAAATCCTTCCTTGA
- a CDS encoding AEC family transporter yields the protein MSNFIAIGLCFLFGMLIRKKGKFPADSHKVINSFIISVSLPCMEFGPLRHAPLDGNFLIFAAMPWVLFGFGFLFFSFFGKLLNWKESTVVCLCLSAGLGNTSFLGIPLIESYYSKEGLPTVLIIDQLGTFLTLAIPGTYLGTKARHALRSSETKSSLWKTLFTFPPFIALLVSLASRPFPVPPELESAISRVGDTLIPLALFSVGYQLPGTIRINSQEPNAENPNRESDDSFRIRIPLLFGLVFKLIIGPILVWLCFGTFLHYSEKNVGENFLRNFKILIMESAMAPMITGSLLAAEWGLSPRLAVSLVGIGIPLSFLTTLGLYYLLENQAWTGTIFFGQ from the coding sequence ATGTCTAATTTTATAGCAATCGGACTTTGTTTTCTGTTCGGGATGCTGATCCGTAAAAAAGGAAAGTTTCCTGCCGATTCCCATAAAGTTATCAATTCATTTATCATTTCAGTTTCTTTACCTTGTATGGAGTTCGGACCTTTACGTCATGCTCCTCTGGATGGGAACTTCTTAATATTCGCAGCAATGCCTTGGGTGCTTTTTGGATTCGGATTTTTGTTTTTCAGTTTTTTCGGAAAACTATTGAATTGGAAAGAAAGTACAGTCGTATGCCTTTGCCTTTCTGCAGGACTTGGAAACACTTCCTTTTTAGGAATTCCTTTGATCGAATCCTATTACTCGAAAGAGGGACTTCCTACAGTTCTGATCATTGATCAACTCGGAACATTTCTAACTCTTGCAATTCCTGGAACTTATTTAGGAACAAAAGCAAGACATGCTCTCCGATCTTCGGAAACCAAATCCTCTCTTTGGAAGACATTATTCACATTCCCCCCGTTTATTGCATTATTGGTTTCTTTGGCTTCTCGTCCTTTTCCCGTTCCACCAGAACTTGAATCTGCAATCTCAAGGGTTGGTGACACCCTCATCCCACTTGCTCTTTTTTCAGTAGGATACCAACTTCCTGGGACCATTCGAATCAATTCCCAAGAACCAAATGCCGAAAATCCCAACAGGGAATCAGACGATTCTTTTAGGATAAGAATTCCTTTGTTATTTGGCTTAGTATTTAAACTTATAATCGGCCCCATCTTGGTTTGGCTTTGTTTCGGAACATTCTTACATTATTCAGAAAAGAATGTAGGCGAAAATTTTCTCAGAAACTTTAAGATCCTGATTATGGAATCTGCAATGGCTCCTATGATCACCGGAAGTCTTCTTGCTGCAGAGTGGGGACTTTCACCTAGATTAGCTGTTTCCCTAGTCGGAATTGGAATACCGCTTTCTTTTCTAACGACCTTGGGATTGTATTACCTCCTGGAGAATCAGGCGTGGACTGGAACGATCTTTTTCGGGCAGTAA